From one Marmota flaviventris isolate mMarFla1 chromosome 1, mMarFla1.hap1, whole genome shotgun sequence genomic stretch:
- the Slc37a3 gene encoding sugar phosphate exchanger 3 isoform X2, with amino-acid sequence MAWPSVFPRGTALSRFSHHHVVVFLLTFFSYSLLHASRKTFSNVKVSISKQWTPNAFNTTLELPVEIWSSNHLFPNTEEATLFLGTLDTIFLFSYAVGLFISGIVGDRLNLRWVLSFGMCSSALVVFVFGTLTEWLHFYNRWLYCCLWIVNGLLQSTGWPCVVAVMGNWFGKNGRGVVFGLWSACASVGNILGACLASSVLQYGYEYAFLVTASVQFAGGIVIFFGLLVSPEEIGLPGIEAEENFEEDSHRPLINGTENEDEYEPNYSIQESRTVAQVKAISFYQACCLPGVIPYSLAYACLKLVNYSFFFWLPFYLSNNFRWKEAEADQLSIWYDVGGIIGGTLQGFISDILQKRAPVLALSLILAIGSLVGYSRSPNNKSINALLMTVTGFFIGGPSNMISSAISADLGRQELIQGSSEALATVTGIVDGTGSIGAAVGQYLVSLIQDNLGWMWVFYFFILMTSCTILFISPLIVREIISLVQRRQAHILSE; translated from the exons ATGGCCTGGCCGAGTGTTTTCCCAAGAGGGACTGCGCTCTCGCGGTTCAGCCATCACCATGTGGTTGTATTCCTGCTCACCTTCTTCAG TTATTCGTTGCTCCATGCTTCAAGAAAAACATTTAGCAATGTCAAAGTTAGTATCTCCAAGCAGTGGACCCCAAATGCTTTTAACACAACACTTGAGCTGCCTGTAGAG ATCTGGAGCAGCAACCATTTGTTTCCCAATACAGAGGAGGCTACTCTTTTCCTTGGAACGCTGGATACTATTTTTCTGTTCTCCTACGCTGTG GGTCTTTTCATCAGTGGCATCGTTGGGGATCGGCTGAATTTACGATGGGTTCTCTCTTTTGGCATGTGCTCTTCTGCATTAGTG gtGTTTGTCTTTGGCACTCTCACAGAATGGCTGCACTTCTACAACAGATGGCTCTATTGTTGCCTGTGGATTGTGAATGGCCTGCTGCAGTCCACTGGCTGGCCCTGTGTGGTCGCTGTGATGGGCAACTGGTTTGGGAAAAATGG GCGAGGAGTTGTCTTTGGTCTCTGGAGTGCCTGTGCTTCTGTGGGCAATATTTTGGGAGCATGTCTAGCTTCATCTGTTCTACAGTATGGTTATGAG TATGCCTTTCTGGTGACAGCGTCTGTGCAGTTTGCTGGTGGGATCGTCATCTTCTTTGGACTCCTGGTGTCACCAGAAGAAATTG gtCTCCCAGGTATTGAAGCAGAAGAAAACTTTGAAGAAGATTCCCACAGACCGTTAATTAATGGTACTGAAAACGAAGATGAATATGAGCCTAATTACTCTATCCAAGAGTCCAGAACTGTTGCCCAAGTGAAGGCAATAAGTTTCTACCAGGCTTGCTGTCTTCCTGGTGTCATACCG TATTCACTGGCCTACGCCTGCCTGAAACTGGTGAATTACTCCTTCTTCTTCTGGTTGCCCTTTTATCTGAGTAACAACTTCAGATGGAAGGAGGCTGAAGCTGACCAGTTGTCCATCTGGTACGATGTTGGAGGAATCATAG GTGGGACTTTGCAAGGCTTCATCTCTGACATCCTACAGAAGAGAGCACCAGTGTTGGCCCTTAGCCTGATCCTTGCAATTGGCTCCCTTGTTGGGTACAGTC GTTCTCCAAATAATAAGTCCATCAATGCGCTTCTGATGACGGTTACAG GGTTTTTTATTGGTGGACCTTCTAACATGATCAGCTCAGCTATTTCAGCGGACCTGGGTCGCCAAGAGCTGATCCAAGGGAGCAGTGAGGCTTTAGCAACGGTCACAGGAATTGTTGACGGAACCGGGAGCATTGGAGCTGCTGTGGGCCAG tATTTGGTGTCTTTAATCCAGGACAACTTAGGATGGATGTGGGTTTTCTACTTTTTCATTCTCATG ACTAGTTGTACAATTCTGTTTATCTCACCATTAATAGTGAGGGAAATAATCTCTCTTGTGCAAAGGAGACAAGCTCACATATTGAGTGAGTGA
- the Slc37a3 gene encoding sugar phosphate exchanger 3 isoform X1: MAWPSVFPRGTALSRFSHHHVVVFLLTFFSFSLFCSYSLLHASRKTFSNVKVSISKQWTPNAFNTTLELPVEIWSSNHLFPNTEEATLFLGTLDTIFLFSYAVGLFISGIVGDRLNLRWVLSFGMCSSALVVFVFGTLTEWLHFYNRWLYCCLWIVNGLLQSTGWPCVVAVMGNWFGKNGRGVVFGLWSACASVGNILGACLASSVLQYGYEYAFLVTASVQFAGGIVIFFGLLVSPEEIGLPGIEAEENFEEDSHRPLINGTENEDEYEPNYSIQESRTVAQVKAISFYQACCLPGVIPYSLAYACLKLVNYSFFFWLPFYLSNNFRWKEAEADQLSIWYDVGGIIGGTLQGFISDILQKRAPVLALSLILAIGSLVGYSRSPNNKSINALLMTVTGFFIGGPSNMISSAISADLGRQELIQGSSEALATVTGIVDGTGSIGAAVGQYLVSLIQDNLGWMWVFYFFILMTSCTILFISPLIVREIISLVQRRQAHILSE, translated from the exons ATGGCCTGGCCGAGTGTTTTCCCAAGAGGGACTGCGCTCTCGCGGTTCAGCCATCACCATGTGGTTGTATTCCTGCTCACCTTCTTCAG tttttctctattttgtagTTATTCGTTGCTCCATGCTTCAAGAAAAACATTTAGCAATGTCAAAGTTAGTATCTCCAAGCAGTGGACCCCAAATGCTTTTAACACAACACTTGAGCTGCCTGTAGAG ATCTGGAGCAGCAACCATTTGTTTCCCAATACAGAGGAGGCTACTCTTTTCCTTGGAACGCTGGATACTATTTTTCTGTTCTCCTACGCTGTG GGTCTTTTCATCAGTGGCATCGTTGGGGATCGGCTGAATTTACGATGGGTTCTCTCTTTTGGCATGTGCTCTTCTGCATTAGTG gtGTTTGTCTTTGGCACTCTCACAGAATGGCTGCACTTCTACAACAGATGGCTCTATTGTTGCCTGTGGATTGTGAATGGCCTGCTGCAGTCCACTGGCTGGCCCTGTGTGGTCGCTGTGATGGGCAACTGGTTTGGGAAAAATGG GCGAGGAGTTGTCTTTGGTCTCTGGAGTGCCTGTGCTTCTGTGGGCAATATTTTGGGAGCATGTCTAGCTTCATCTGTTCTACAGTATGGTTATGAG TATGCCTTTCTGGTGACAGCGTCTGTGCAGTTTGCTGGTGGGATCGTCATCTTCTTTGGACTCCTGGTGTCACCAGAAGAAATTG gtCTCCCAGGTATTGAAGCAGAAGAAAACTTTGAAGAAGATTCCCACAGACCGTTAATTAATGGTACTGAAAACGAAGATGAATATGAGCCTAATTACTCTATCCAAGAGTCCAGAACTGTTGCCCAAGTGAAGGCAATAAGTTTCTACCAGGCTTGCTGTCTTCCTGGTGTCATACCG TATTCACTGGCCTACGCCTGCCTGAAACTGGTGAATTACTCCTTCTTCTTCTGGTTGCCCTTTTATCTGAGTAACAACTTCAGATGGAAGGAGGCTGAAGCTGACCAGTTGTCCATCTGGTACGATGTTGGAGGAATCATAG GTGGGACTTTGCAAGGCTTCATCTCTGACATCCTACAGAAGAGAGCACCAGTGTTGGCCCTTAGCCTGATCCTTGCAATTGGCTCCCTTGTTGGGTACAGTC GTTCTCCAAATAATAAGTCCATCAATGCGCTTCTGATGACGGTTACAG GGTTTTTTATTGGTGGACCTTCTAACATGATCAGCTCAGCTATTTCAGCGGACCTGGGTCGCCAAGAGCTGATCCAAGGGAGCAGTGAGGCTTTAGCAACGGTCACAGGAATTGTTGACGGAACCGGGAGCATTGGAGCTGCTGTGGGCCAG tATTTGGTGTCTTTAATCCAGGACAACTTAGGATGGATGTGGGTTTTCTACTTTTTCATTCTCATG ACTAGTTGTACAATTCTGTTTATCTCACCATTAATAGTGAGGGAAATAATCTCTCTTGTGCAAAGGAGACAAGCTCACATATTGAGTGAGTGA